In Methanobacterium aggregans, the sequence GAACTACATAGTGGTTACCACAGGATGCGGAGCCATGTCCATAGGGGAGTACAGGGACGAAGAGGGAAAAACACTCTACGAGAAGTACAGCGGAGACTTCGATGCCAAGGGACTGGTTAACCTGGGCTCATGTGTTTCAAACTCCCATGTTTCAGGGGCTGTGATAAAGATAGCCAACATATTCGCCAAAAAACCACTGGAGGGCAACTTCGAGGAAATTGCAGACTACATCCTGAACCGTGTTGGAGCCTGTGGAGTTGCATGGGGTGCATACTCCCAGAAAGCAGCTGCAATAGCATCTGGTGTGAACAGGTGGGGAGTACCTGCAGTTGTAGGACCCCAGGGATCCAAGTACAGGCGCCTGTACCTCGGAAGGCCTGATAAAAAGGAAACATGGAAGGTCAACGACTTAAGGAGAAACAAGGTCATGGATGGTGAACCGGCACCAGAACACCTTCTCTACGCTGCAGAGAACAGGGGTGAAGCAACTGTCATGGTTGCAAAACTGTGCCTGAGGCCAACCGACACTCCAAAGGGCAGGCAGATGAAGTTAACCCATTACATAGACCTCAGTAAGAAGTACTTTGGAAAGATACCCGATGATCTGGACCTCTTCATCAGAACAGAGAAGGACGTTCCAATAACCTACAAGAAGGACGTCATGAAGATACTGGAAGAAAAGGGATGGGAAGCAAGGGAAATACCACTGGAACCTTCCTTAATGGATTTTAAAGAGTAACAAGGTGATTTTTATGAGCAACGAGAGAGTAATTCCATGGCAGCCAACTGTGATAGCAGGACCTAAACAGGCACTTCTTGTAACACCGGAAACAGCCAAGATGATGATTAAAAAATCCAAAAGACCATTACTGGTCCTGGGCCCCCTTGTAAAGGAAGAACCTCTTATAAGCTATGCTGCAGACATTGCAGAGAAATGGAAACTCCCAGTGGTTTCCACTGCAGATGCTTACAAGGCATTCAATGACAAGGGAGTTGAAACCAAATCCTACGGCATAGTTGAGATCACCAACCTCCTCCAGGACCCTGACTGGAAGGGAGTTAAGGGTGAGGGACAGCACGACCTTGTGGTGTTCATGGGATGCATTTATTACATAGCTTCACAGGGCCTTTCAACCCTGAAGCACTTCGCACCCCACATCAAAACCCTGACACTCTGCAAGTTCTTCCATTCAAATGCAGATGCCTCCTTCCCAAACATGGATGATGAGGAATGGTTCAATTACCTTGAGAAGATGAAAAAAGATTGAAAGAAATGACTTTTTCATGAAAATTTCAATTGTAAATTAGTTGTTGGAGAATGGATTTCAATGAAACCATGATCTGAGATGTAATTCAATGAAATCATGGGTAGAGAATTCTGGATATTAAAAAAATTCTGGATAAAAAAGAATCTGTAAAAATAGAAACAACCATGTCAATTCATGCAGGAATATAAAAAAAAATTCATGATGAACCTACATAACAAATTTTAAACATTATTCAAAGGATCGAGGGGAAGGTTGAAATAGGATCAAAAACCCTTTTAAATTCTTTAAAAGTTTTAAAAATTATAAAAAATCATGAAAACTTTTTAAAACAGTTTTAATCGTAGATTTTAACTTCCTTTAAATATACAATCATTACATAGAGAAATCTCAGTGAATGGTTGGGAAAGATCCCAGTGAAGGGGTTAAAAACCCGTGTTTCAGTGAGGTTTGTCATCAATCAATGAATTATAAGTTGAAAAGGTTAACTTAAAACAGTTCTTAGGAAAGGGTTAACCTAAAACAGTTCTGAATGGTTGATGAGAGTTTCTCTGAAATGGTTGAAAGTTCTCTGAAATGGTTGATGAAAGTACAAGGATCATATGTCGAGTTATAAGATTAGATTGGAGGAATTCAATGTTTGAGGATATACCTGTTGATGTCAGTCCCATGTATGAGGGAGAAAGAATAAGGGCAGCGAACATGTTCTGTGAACTTGCAGGCCCAAAATCCATTGGAGCAGAACTTGTCCAAGTGGCAGAGGATGTTGAAGATGGAAGTGTAGAGGTCGTAGGTCCAAATATTGATGAGATGACAGAGGGGGAGGTCTATCCCCTTGGAATTCTCGCAGAGATAAGGGGTGAAAAACTTGAAAAGGAACTTGAAGGTGTTATTGAACGTAAGATGCATGAACTCTGCAACTACGTTAACGGATTCATGCACCTGAACCAGCGGGACCAGATATGGTGCCGTGTGAGTAAGGAGGCCCGTGACAAGGGCTTCAAACTGGAACACCTTGGAGAGGCAATTTCAGCCCTTTACAGAGAGGAATTCCCAATAATAGAGGCAATATCCATAAAGATATTCACAGATAAGGCAGAAGTGGAATCCTTCATAGAAATGGCAAGAAACCAGTATGAGGAAAGGGATGCCAGGTCCAGAGAACTCTCAGATGAGGATGTGGATGTGTTCTACGGCTGTGTCATGTGCCAGTCCTTTGCACCAACCCATGTCTGTGTTGTAACACCGGACAGAACAGCACTCTGCGGAGCCATAAACTGGTTCGACTGCAGAGCCGCAGCTAAAATGGACCCTGATGGGCCAATATTTGAGATTGAAAAGGGAGAAGTGCTTGATGAAATTAAGGGTGAATATGCAAATGTTAACGCTGCTGTGGCCGACAGATCACAGGGAACATTTGACAGGGTTTACCTCCACAGTGTCTTCGGATATCCCCACACATCATGCGGATGCTTTGAGGCAGTTGCCTTCTACATACCTGAACTCGATGGAATAGGCATAGTTGACCGTGACTTCAAGGGAGAAACACCCCTGGGAATTCCATTCTCAGCAATGGCAGGACAGTGCTCAGGTGGAAAACAGGTTGAAGGATTTGCAGGGCTCAGCCTTGAGTACATGCGATCCCCCAAGTTCCTCCAGGCAGATGGTGGCTTTGAAAGGATTATCTGGCTTCCAAAGGAGATAAAAGACTCCCTCACAGACTTCATACCCGAAGATCTCATGGGGAAGATCCCAACTGAGGAGGATGCAAGCAGTATCAAGGAAATACGAAGATTCCTCAGGGAACATGAACACCCCATCATAGAAAGGCTTAAAGAAGCCAAGGAAGCAGAAGAAGAAGTTACTGAAGAAGTTCCAGCGGTTGAAGAGGCAGGATTTACCCCGGCTGAAATGGAGGGCACACCAGTTGCCTACGCACCTGAACTCACACTACCAGCTTCAGGGGGAGTTAAAATAATCCTCAAAAACGCCAAGGTCTACGCTGAAAAGGTGATTATCAAGAAGAAATAGTTTTAAGACGTTTTCAGGTCATGCCCCTGTATAGATTTACCCAAAACCAGGTGCACGGCTTCTGAAGCGTTATTTAAAAACCTTTTTTATGATGGAATAAATGTAAGATGAAGCTACTGAAAAATGGAATTTTAAAAAAAAAATTTACATCGGAGATGTGTGTTTTGATAATAGCAGTGAGTGGAAAGGGAGGAACTGGTAAAACCATGGTTTCATCCCTTCTTATAAAAGCCCTTTCAAAGACTGGAAAGGATATTCTGGCAATAGATGCTGATCCTGATTCCAACCTTCCAGAGGCACTTGGAGTGGAAGTTGAAAAGACAGTTGGAGATGTGAGGGAAGATCTCAAGAAGGACACAGCAGCAAGGAAGATTCCAGAGGGAGTGAACAAGTGGGACATCCTCGACTACAAGATCATGGAATCAGTTGTTGAAACACCCAAATTTGACCTTCTGGTCATGGGAAGGCCTGAGGGAAGCGGATGCTACTGTGCAGTTAACAACATGCTCAGGAAGATCATAGAAACACTCTCCAGTAACTACGACATAATAGTCATTGACACAGAGGCAGGACTGGAACACCTGAGCCGAAGAACAACCCAGAACGTTGACACAATGCTGGTTGTTACAGACACCTCCAAAAGGGGAATGCTAACAGCCCAGAGAATAGGTGAACTTTCAAGGGAACTGGACATAAGCTTCAGGGAAATGTTCCTCATCCTCAACCGTGTTAAACTAGATCGAGAAAATGAAGTCATGAAAAAAGTTGATGAACTTGGAATAAAACTCATAGGACGAATCTACGAGGATGAAGAAATATCAAAATACGATATTGAGGGAACACCCCTCATAGATCTTCCAGATGATTCTAGTCCTGTTGTCACAGTTTCAAATATAGTATCTCAAATTTTAGATTCAAATTAAGGATGTGGGTTATATGGATAAAATGACACAGCTTCTTAAACTACTTGAAAATACAG encodes:
- the cdhB gene encoding CO dehydrogenase/acetyl-CoA synthase complex subunit epsilon — its product is MSNERVIPWQPTVIAGPKQALLVTPETAKMMIKKSKRPLLVLGPLVKEEPLISYAADIAEKWKLPVVSTADAYKAFNDKGVETKSYGIVEITNLLQDPDWKGVKGEGQHDLVVFMGCIYYIASQGLSTLKHFAPHIKTLTLCKFFHSNADASFPNMDDEEWFNYLEKMKKD
- the cdhC gene encoding CO dehydrogenase/CO-methylating acetyl-CoA synthase complex subunit beta, with translation MFEDIPVDVSPMYEGERIRAANMFCELAGPKSIGAELVQVAEDVEDGSVEVVGPNIDEMTEGEVYPLGILAEIRGEKLEKELEGVIERKMHELCNYVNGFMHLNQRDQIWCRVSKEARDKGFKLEHLGEAISALYREEFPIIEAISIKIFTDKAEVESFIEMARNQYEERDARSRELSDEDVDVFYGCVMCQSFAPTHVCVVTPDRTALCGAINWFDCRAAAKMDPDGPIFEIEKGEVLDEIKGEYANVNAAVADRSQGTFDRVYLHSVFGYPHTSCGCFEAVAFYIPELDGIGIVDRDFKGETPLGIPFSAMAGQCSGGKQVEGFAGLSLEYMRSPKFLQADGGFERIIWLPKEIKDSLTDFIPEDLMGKIPTEEDASSIKEIRRFLREHEHPIIERLKEAKEAEEEVTEEVPAVEEAGFTPAEMEGTPVAYAPELTLPASGGVKIILKNAKVYAEKVIIKKK
- a CDS encoding ATP-binding protein, producing MIIAVSGKGGTGKTMVSSLLIKALSKTGKDILAIDADPDSNLPEALGVEVEKTVGDVREDLKKDTAARKIPEGVNKWDILDYKIMESVVETPKFDLLVMGRPEGSGCYCAVNNMLRKIIETLSSNYDIIVIDTEAGLEHLSRRTTQNVDTMLVVTDTSKRGMLTAQRIGELSRELDISFREMFLILNRVKLDRENEVMKKVDELGIKLIGRIYEDEEISKYDIEGTPLIDLPDDSSPVVTVSNIVSQILDSN